TGATGTCGCTCACTACTACCGTAGGATTCGTTTATGACGGTGACCCTTACGAACTTATAGCTTCAGTAACTTTCAACCTGATAGCGACCCTCCTCAAATTAGGAAGTAAAAAAACCTTAAGCGCAGAACTATTAGCAACAAGCTTGGCAGCAGACCTTCACCTTATACCTGCACTCATTTTCTACGAAATGGGAACTCGCTCAAGCCTCGTAGAAGCGTTAGC
This region of Desulfurobacterium pacificum genomic DNA includes:
- a CDS encoding DUF6394 family protein; the encoded protein is MDWGKVGTAFFIMMSLTTTVGFVYDGDPYELIASVTFNLIATLLKLGSKKTLSAELLATSLAADLHLIPALIFYEMGTRSSLVEALAWGALVANVFSVIIVIVETVLESREEQWW